Proteins encoded in a region of the Novibacillus thermophilus genome:
- a CDS encoding response regulator transcription factor gives MSKILIVEDDKTIALGIEYSLKQEGFQTEVAHDKSSAEKILQTSEFNLVLLDVSLPDGNGFDLCRTIREQGDTPVIFLTVRDEEVNVVMGLDIGADDYVTKPFRVRELISRIKSVLRRYEQQPPQKTEIRLGEVLIDTAQARVFKQRKEIILTALEYRLLLTLANHAGQVLSRKQILEHIWDVAGDFVNDNTLTVYIKRLREKIEDDPHRPKLIQTVRGLGYKAGVGFETD, from the coding sequence ATGAGCAAAATTTTAATCGTTGAAGATGATAAAACAATCGCTTTAGGGATTGAATATTCCTTAAAGCAGGAAGGATTCCAAACAGAGGTTGCCCACGACAAGTCCTCTGCTGAGAAAATCCTTCAAACGTCCGAATTTAATCTCGTTTTACTCGATGTGTCTCTTCCCGATGGAAACGGTTTTGACCTGTGCCGTACGATCAGGGAACAGGGAGATACGCCGGTCATTTTTTTAACGGTTCGGGATGAAGAGGTGAACGTCGTCATGGGCTTGGACATCGGTGCCGATGATTATGTGACCAAGCCCTTCAGAGTGCGGGAACTGATCTCCCGGATTAAAAGTGTGTTGCGCCGCTACGAACAACAGCCGCCCCAAAAAACGGAAATCCGCCTGGGAGAGGTGCTCATCGATACTGCCCAAGCCCGGGTGTTCAAACAAAGAAAGGAGATTATACTCACCGCTCTGGAGTACCGTTTGTTATTAACTCTGGCCAACCATGCGGGACAAGTACTGTCCCGAAAACAAATCTTGGAACATATTTGGGATGTCGCCGGAGACTTTGTCAATGACAATACGCTCACGGTCTACATCAAGCGTCTGCGTGAAAAAATTGAAGATGATCCGCATCGGCCCAAGTTGATTCAAACGGTACGGGGGCTGGGCTACAAGGCAGGTGTCGGATTTGAGACGGACTAA
- a CDS encoding serine hydrolase, which translates to MSILHLEKRICETIKDYRDRFFIAISTDEGTIQLNADRQVRAASVVKVPIMIEAFRQVEAGSVELDQPIDIDEGSKVGGCGVIKYLTRSNRFTFRNLLELMVIVSDNTAANLVLDKVGVNSVNQLFEQLGCRNTQIERKFMDAEAIEAGRDNYTSASDMVTLLKIIGETNALITQSSRSQMLEILSRQQFRQKLPCYSDPDSGVRFYNKTGEIPGVEHDVAIVQRGKARIYAAVLTQGWQNNGMAQRYLAEIGKHLIAYMS; encoded by the coding sequence TTGAGCATACTCCATTTAGAAAAACGCATCTGTGAAACGATTAAAGACTATCGCGACCGCTTTTTCATTGCCATAAGCACCGATGAAGGGACGATACAGTTAAACGCCGATCGACAGGTGAGGGCAGCCAGCGTTGTCAAAGTTCCGATCATGATCGAGGCTTTTCGGCAAGTGGAAGCAGGGAGTGTGGAGCTTGACCAACCAATTGATATTGACGAAGGGAGTAAAGTCGGCGGTTGCGGTGTGATCAAATATTTAACCCGTTCAAACAGGTTTACATTTAGGAATTTATTGGAACTCATGGTTATCGTATCGGACAATACAGCGGCGAATCTCGTACTGGACAAAGTCGGCGTGAATTCCGTGAACCAGCTTTTCGAACAGTTGGGGTGTCGCAACACTCAAATTGAGAGAAAGTTTATGGATGCTGAAGCGATTGAAGCCGGCCGCGATAACTACACGAGTGCGAGCGATATGGTAACCCTTTTAAAAATTATTGGGGAAACAAATGCGTTGATCACCCAGTCGAGCCGGTCTCAAATGTTAGAAATCCTCAGCCGCCAACAGTTCCGGCAAAAATTGCCGTGTTATAGCGATCCGGACTCAGGAGTTCGTTTCTACAATAAAACCGGTGAGATACCGGGCGTTGAGCATGACGTAGCCATTGTTCAAAGGGGAAAGGCTCGTATTTACGCTGCCGTGTTGACCCAAGGCTGGCAAAACAATGGTATGGCACAACGATACCTCGCTGAGATCGGGAAACATCTCATAGCTTACATGTCGTGA
- a CDS encoding ArsR/SmtB family transcription factor → MNVQTFSALAEPNRLAIVELLLEEPLPVGKIAEKLKLNQPQTSKHLRVLSDAGLVDVHPIANRRIYKLRPEPFQELDRWLDSYRRMWEARMDRLDDYLKAIQGKKPLN, encoded by the coding sequence ATGAACGTGCAAACATTTAGTGCGTTGGCGGAACCGAATCGCCTTGCTATCGTCGAGCTTCTTCTCGAAGAACCGCTTCCAGTAGGGAAGATTGCGGAAAAGCTAAAGCTCAATCAGCCCCAGACTTCAAAACACCTTCGTGTATTGAGCGACGCCGGTCTTGTCGATGTTCACCCCATTGCTAATCGTCGGATATACAAGCTAAGACCTGAACCCTTCCAAGAGTTGGATCGGTGGCTCGACTCGTACCGCCGAATGTGGGAGGCGCGTATGGATCGATTAGACGATTACCTCAAGGCCATACAGGGAAAAAAACCGTTGAATTGA
- a CDS encoding MFS transporter: MVDKKKRFTFKKRSKRKLKEDDITVIDLEKAKRAVVTTGIGNAMEWFDFGIYSYLAPTIGKVFFPDLTGTMQLVYSFATFAVAFLVRPIGGVFFGMLGDRIGRKKVLAITLIMMALATLSIGLIPSYASIGGTATVLLLVARLFQGFSTGGEYAGAMTFIAESTPDKRRGVMSSGLEVGTLVGYIAAASLVTLLTYTLGPDNMVEWGWRIPFIGAAPVGFIGFYLRRRLGETPAFEAMKSQDQDVDEASVTDILLYHRKPLLIGMILVFFYNVVNYTILSYMPSHLTAVLGYGETGGLLLIVIVMVIMIPIVLTMGYFSDRIGAKRIIQGGLIGLILFSIPAFLLIKSGNTWLVFLGLMIVAIFSASFQGTMPSLLPSMFFTHVRNGALAITYNVSASVFGGTTPFVVSWLISVMGDRMVPAYYMVFASVIGIFVVSYFVKEISGKPLRGSPPAVSGEDEIQEVLDEHEDSLWWQEEKEEIEKKKED, encoded by the coding sequence TTGGTTGATAAGAAGAAGCGATTTACGTTCAAAAAGAGATCAAAACGAAAGTTAAAGGAGGACGACATTACGGTTATAGATCTGGAAAAAGCAAAACGAGCTGTGGTGACAACAGGGATTGGCAATGCGATGGAATGGTTTGATTTTGGAATTTATTCGTATCTTGCGCCAACGATTGGTAAGGTTTTTTTTCCGGATTTAACTGGAACGATGCAGTTAGTGTATTCGTTTGCTACTTTTGCTGTCGCATTTCTAGTTCGCCCCATCGGGGGTGTGTTTTTTGGTATGTTGGGTGACCGGATCGGACGCAAAAAGGTTTTAGCCATTACGTTAATCATGATGGCACTTGCCACGTTAAGTATTGGATTGATTCCCAGTTATGCATCGATTGGGGGAACCGCAACCGTTTTATTGCTTGTTGCCCGATTGTTCCAAGGATTTTCGACAGGTGGCGAATATGCTGGCGCAATGACGTTTATCGCGGAATCGACCCCCGACAAAAGGCGGGGAGTCATGTCGAGCGGACTAGAAGTGGGGACATTAGTTGGCTATATCGCCGCAGCCAGTCTTGTGACGCTTCTTACTTATACTTTAGGCCCCGATAACATGGTGGAGTGGGGATGGCGGATTCCGTTCATTGGAGCGGCTCCAGTTGGTTTTATCGGATTTTATTTGCGTCGTCGCTTAGGGGAAACACCGGCGTTTGAAGCTATGAAAAGTCAAGATCAGGATGTAGATGAAGCTTCTGTAACAGACATTTTGTTGTATCACAGAAAGCCGTTACTTATTGGCATGATCCTTGTGTTCTTTTATAATGTCGTCAACTACACGATCTTGTCGTACATGCCCTCGCATCTAACAGCAGTGCTCGGTTACGGGGAAACAGGAGGGCTCCTGTTAATCGTGATTGTCATGGTCATTATGATTCCCATTGTTTTGACAATGGGGTATTTTAGCGATCGTATAGGTGCGAAACGCATTATCCAAGGCGGTTTAATCGGATTGATTTTATTTTCGATTCCGGCGTTTTTGCTTATCAAAAGCGGGAACACGTGGCTTGTGTTTTTGGGATTAATGATTGTCGCCATTTTCTCAGCATCTTTTCAAGGAACAATGCCATCACTTTTACCGTCTATGTTTTTTACACATGTAAGAAATGGAGCATTAGCCATTACGTATAACGTATCGGCATCCGTGTTTGGCGGTACAACACCATTCGTTGTATCTTGGTTGATAAGTGTCATGGGGGACCGGATGGTGCCCGCTTATTACATGGTGTTTGCGTCAGTCATCGGCATATTCGTCGTATCTTATTTTGTCAAAGAAATATCCGGAAAGCCACTCAGGGGATCTCCTCCGGCAGTTTCCGGTGAAGACGAAATACAAGAAGTTTTAGATGAACATGAAGATTCGTTATGGTGGCAGGAGGAGAAAGAAGAGATTGAGAAGAAAAAAGAGGATTAG
- a CDS encoding ABC transporter ATP-binding protein produces MDILKVEDLTKIYGKDETQVTAVDQVTFSVKKGEFVAIVGPSGSGKSTLLHILGGVDRPTRGKVFIEETDVYSLNETQLAIFRRRQIGLIYQFYNLIPILNVEENLTLPLLLDHRRVDQQRLRELIETLGLAERMNHLPNELSGGQQQRVSIGRALINQPALVLADEPTGNLDSKNSKDIMDLLKLSNKLYQQTLIVITHDQNIALQADRMITMEDGKIIKDEVIRS; encoded by the coding sequence ATGGACATATTGAAAGTAGAAGATCTGACAAAAATTTACGGGAAAGACGAGACGCAGGTGACCGCCGTGGACCAGGTCACTTTTTCGGTTAAAAAAGGAGAGTTTGTGGCCATTGTCGGTCCGTCCGGTTCAGGGAAGTCGACGCTTTTGCACATTCTGGGGGGCGTGGACCGGCCGACCAGAGGCAAAGTGTTTATTGAAGAGACCGACGTCTATTCGCTCAATGAAACCCAGCTGGCCATTTTCAGACGCCGGCAAATCGGCTTGATTTACCAGTTTTACAATCTGATCCCCATCTTAAATGTTGAAGAAAATTTGACACTGCCCTTACTGCTGGATCACCGCCGGGTGGATCAACAAAGACTGCGCGAATTAATAGAGACGTTGGGCCTGGCAGAGCGCATGAATCATTTGCCCAATGAACTGTCCGGCGGACAGCAGCAACGCGTTTCCATCGGCCGGGCGCTGATCAATCAACCCGCCCTGGTCTTGGCTGATGAGCCCACCGGCAATCTGGACAGCAAAAACTCAAAGGACATTATGGACCTGCTGAAATTATCCAATAAATTGTACCAGCAAACGCTGATTGTGATCACCCACGACCAGAACATCGCCTTGCAAGCTGACCGGATGATCACCATGGAAGACGGAAAGATCATCAAGGATGAGGTGATCCGCTCGTGA
- a CDS encoding ABC transporter permease, with amino-acid sequence MNVLRKLTGQNLKLNRKRTIVTIIGIILSAAMVTGVATLVASFQDLFIQSAKMTDGSHHASFYGVPYENSKYIQDHAYTQTAMLSKDLGFARLESSESVAKPYWMIKSYDAESFEHLPVTLKEGRFPEREGEIVISEGVLYDTGMEYKIGESFSVDIGERVDQGEFLTQQEPLSETEELETFTTETYTVTGIITRPRFEAYDAPGYTAIAYLDESRLSAEDKVNISIVAVDPERIFDQAPELAEVAEAEEISYNNELLKWMGITQNEGTLKAMRSVGLIILLLVVTGSVTVIYNAFAISVNERKKQFGMLASVGATKKQIRKMVFWEGFLLGLIAIPIGVSAGVAGIGITLKVVNQLMRGSVFNTGASLRLIISYETIAVSVLFIALTIFLSVYLPARRAAKVSPIEAIRQTQDIHVKQKTLKTSRLTRLLFGIEGELALKNLKRNKRRYRATLFSLLISIVLYISFSSFMTYGFISSDIYYQDVAHDFEIEKQDVSTEEAVEFYNQVARLDEVERYSLVRNIFSEAVELERKQLGDYLRGYLDKEEGEVLRTADGGYRLGFSLIAVGEEEFAAYARELGLEVADYTNSEQIRGILINRNVIPGTADYTPLNMKAGEKVTLTDPAAQGNETPFEYTLEIGAVTEQLPFGVQYAQFLESVNVIVSETVFDDLCAQLSAPSQETAQHIRMFAGLQEDVDRQQFKEHVKAIDARLHSGGHLMMFDIEEFVNEIKNTKTMISIFLYGFVALITLIGVTNIFNTISTNVALRRREFAMLKSVGLTPAGFNKMINYESIFYGLKALLYGLPLGILVNVLMYRSVNHAFDFAFAIPWKEMIICIIGVFVIVFITMLHASSRLKKENIGDALREENL; translated from the coding sequence GTGAATGTGTTAAGAAAGCTGACCGGGCAAAATTTAAAGCTGAACCGGAAACGGACGATCGTTACGATCATCGGGATTATCCTTTCGGCAGCAATGGTGACCGGGGTGGCCACCCTAGTGGCCAGTTTTCAAGATTTGTTTATCCAATCGGCCAAAATGACAGACGGCAGTCACCATGCTTCTTTTTACGGAGTACCCTACGAGAACAGCAAATACATTCAAGATCATGCCTATACCCAGACAGCCATGCTGAGCAAAGATTTGGGTTTTGCACGGCTGGAAAGTTCCGAAAGTGTCGCCAAACCTTACTGGATGATCAAAAGTTACGACGCGGAAAGCTTCGAACATCTGCCCGTGACCTTGAAGGAAGGGCGTTTCCCGGAGCGGGAAGGTGAAATCGTCATCTCGGAAGGCGTTTTGTATGATACCGGGATGGAATACAAGATCGGCGAGTCATTCTCTGTCGATATTGGTGAACGGGTCGATCAAGGAGAGTTCTTAACCCAACAAGAGCCACTCTCGGAAACGGAGGAACTGGAGACATTCACCACCGAGACGTATACCGTGACCGGCATCATCACCCGACCCCGCTTCGAAGCATATGATGCACCGGGTTACACGGCCATCGCCTATCTGGATGAAAGCCGACTCTCGGCGGAAGACAAAGTCAATATTTCCATCGTTGCCGTGGACCCTGAACGTATATTCGATCAGGCTCCGGAACTGGCTGAGGTGGCGGAAGCGGAAGAGATCAGTTATAACAATGAACTGTTAAAATGGATGGGCATTACCCAAAACGAGGGCACCCTCAAGGCGATGAGATCCGTCGGTCTGATCATTCTTCTCCTCGTTGTCACCGGTTCTGTGACCGTGATCTATAATGCCTTCGCCATCTCGGTCAATGAGCGCAAAAAACAGTTCGGCATGCTGGCCAGTGTGGGCGCCACCAAAAAACAGATCCGTAAGATGGTTTTCTGGGAAGGATTTCTGCTCGGTCTGATTGCCATTCCCATCGGAGTGTCAGCGGGTGTGGCGGGCATTGGCATTACCTTGAAAGTGGTTAATCAATTGATGCGAGGTTCGGTTTTCAATACCGGGGCCAGCTTAAGATTGATCATCTCGTACGAAACGATAGCCGTATCCGTCTTGTTTATCGCCCTGACCATCTTCTTGTCCGTCTACCTTCCGGCCAGACGCGCCGCAAAAGTATCACCCATTGAAGCCATCAGACAGACACAAGACATCCACGTGAAACAAAAAACATTAAAAACCTCCCGACTGACCCGGCTGCTGTTTGGTATAGAAGGGGAATTGGCCCTCAAAAACTTAAAGCGAAACAAAAGACGATACCGAGCCACCCTGTTTTCCCTGTTGATCAGCATTGTCCTGTATATTTCTTTTTCCTCGTTCATGACCTACGGTTTTATAAGCAGTGACATCTACTATCAGGATGTGGCCCATGATTTTGAAATCGAAAAACAGGACGTGTCGACGGAAGAGGCTGTCGAATTTTACAACCAGGTGGCCAGGCTGGATGAAGTAGAACGTTACTCTCTTGTGCGCAACATATTTAGTGAAGCCGTAGAACTCGAGCGGAAACAGCTTGGGGATTATTTGCGGGGCTATCTGGACAAAGAGGAAGGGGAAGTTTTGCGGACAGCGGATGGCGGTTATCGGCTTGGTTTTTCCCTCATTGCCGTCGGTGAAGAGGAATTTGCCGCCTACGCCCGCGAGCTGGGACTTGAGGTTGCTGATTACACCAATTCGGAACAGATTAGAGGAATCTTAATCAATCGCAATGTGATTCCAGGAACTGCCGACTACACACCATTAAATATGAAAGCGGGGGAAAAGGTGACGCTGACGGATCCAGCCGCTCAAGGGAACGAAACGCCTTTTGAATATACGCTGGAAATTGGCGCAGTGACAGAACAGCTTCCGTTTGGTGTTCAATATGCTCAATTTTTGGAGTCTGTCAACGTCATCGTCTCGGAAACTGTGTTTGACGATCTGTGCGCCCAATTGAGCGCGCCGTCTCAAGAAACGGCACAACATATACGAATGTTCGCCGGGCTGCAAGAAGATGTCGACCGGCAACAATTTAAAGAACACGTTAAAGCGATCGACGCCAGATTACATTCGGGCGGACACCTGATGATGTTTGACATCGAGGAATTCGTAAATGAGATCAAAAATACCAAAACGATGATCTCCATTTTCCTGTACGGTTTTGTGGCATTGATCACACTGATCGGCGTGACAAATATTTTTAACACGATCAGCACTAACGTCGCTTTACGCCGCAGGGAATTTGCCATGTTGAAATCCGTCGGATTAACCCCGGCCGGCTTCAACAAGATGATCAACTACGAAAGCATCTTTTACGGACTGAAAGCATTGCTCTACGGTCTCCCGCTCGGTATCTTGGTCAATGTCTTGATGTATCGTTCGGTGAATCATGCATTTGATTTTGCCTTTGCCATCCCCTGGAAGGAAATGATTATCTGTATTATCGGCGTGTTCGTCATTGTTTTCATCACCATGCTTCACGCCAGCTCCAGGCTGAAAAAAGAAAATATCGGCGACGCCCTGAGGGAAGAAAACTTGTGA
- a CDS encoding sensor histidine kinase, producing MRRTKHPQWGRRLVVLAILFVLSGTLALGFSSFSRQVLQESITAQQAALIGAVIDEYPHAEQHIIRQVKQADETTIAKGEAVLSQYGLSGPDLIFVPDRLETSFQLQTALFVSLAVLIFVVLTGIFFLFVHRQNKEIGDINNYLSRLEAGENTLDIRDNTEGELSILKNELYKMTTMLKEQTENLKQDKIHLADSLADISHQLKTPLTSLIVIRDLLADQPSEEVKAEFLERMKAQLKRMEWLTTSLLKLSRLETGTVTLKKEKFHVQALIDRAVQSLSIPVDIKQHRIRIAGDESVMLTGDIDWMAEALINILKNHIEHTPEQGIIRIEYEDNPIFTKITTADNGQGIHQKDLPYIFNRFYRGKNASEESVGIGLAMAYEIVKQQGGDITVKSESGEGTEFTLTFYKQHI from the coding sequence TTGAGACGGACTAAACACCCGCAATGGGGCAGACGATTGGTCGTGCTGGCCATCCTCTTCGTCCTTTCAGGGACTTTGGCCCTCGGATTTTCCTCGTTCAGCAGGCAAGTTCTGCAAGAATCGATCACCGCCCAACAGGCGGCATTGATCGGGGCGGTGATCGACGAATATCCCCACGCCGAACAGCATATCATTCGCCAGGTGAAACAGGCTGACGAGACAACGATAGCCAAAGGAGAGGCTGTATTATCCCAATACGGCTTGAGCGGCCCAGACCTGATCTTTGTTCCGGATCGCCTAGAGACGAGCTTTCAACTGCAGACGGCGCTTTTCGTGTCTCTGGCTGTCCTCATTTTTGTGGTCCTTACGGGGATCTTTTTTCTTTTTGTACACCGCCAAAACAAAGAAATCGGCGACATCAACAATTATTTGAGCCGGCTTGAGGCCGGGGAAAACACCCTGGACATCCGGGACAACACTGAAGGGGAACTGAGTATATTAAAAAATGAACTGTATAAAATGACGACGATGTTGAAAGAACAGACCGAAAACCTTAAACAGGATAAAATCCATCTGGCTGACTCCCTGGCCGACATTTCCCATCAGTTGAAAACCCCTTTAACTTCATTGATCGTTATAAGAGACCTGTTGGCAGATCAACCCTCCGAAGAGGTCAAGGCGGAATTTCTGGAACGCATGAAGGCCCAGCTGAAGCGGATGGAATGGCTGACCACCTCTTTGTTAAAACTGTCCCGCTTAGAGACCGGTACCGTCACCTTGAAAAAGGAAAAGTTCCATGTGCAGGCACTCATCGACCGGGCCGTACAGTCTTTAAGCATCCCCGTGGACATTAAACAGCACCGCATCCGTATTGCGGGGGATGAATCGGTCATGTTGACAGGCGATATAGACTGGATGGCCGAAGCACTGATCAATATATTGAAAAACCATATTGAGCATACCCCAGAGCAAGGCATCATCCGCATTGAATATGAAGACAATCCAATTTTCACCAAAATAACGACAGCCGATAACGGTCAGGGGATCCATCAAAAGGATCTGCCCTATATTTTCAACCGTTTTTACCGGGGGAAAAATGCAAGTGAAGAAAGTGTCGGCATCGGATTGGCCATGGCCTATGAAATCGTCAAACAACAGGGAGGAGACATTACCGTCAAAAGTGAATCGGGAGAAGGCACCGAATTTACGCTCACTTTTTACAAACAGCATATTTAA
- a CDS encoding SRPBCC domain-containing protein: MSNNEISSRVENDKVLILERIFDAPRELVFNMFKDPEHLKHWWGPSGWELPVCRIDFQPGGIWHFCMKCMDQNQGESYGMESWGKVVYKEIVEPEKILYTDYFSDAEGNIDENMPASEVTLEFIDLNGKTKLVNRIEYVSADALKTVLDMGMLEGITETWNRLEQHLNKTLLG, from the coding sequence ATGTCAAATAACGAAATAAGCTCAAGAGTGGAGAACGATAAGGTTCTGATACTGGAGCGTATTTTTGATGCACCGCGCGAACTCGTGTTCAACATGTTTAAAGACCCTGAGCATCTCAAACATTGGTGGGGCCCCAGCGGTTGGGAACTCCCAGTGTGCCGCATTGATTTCCAACCTGGCGGAATATGGCACTTCTGCATGAAGTGCATGGACCAAAATCAAGGTGAATCTTACGGTATGGAATCTTGGGGTAAAGTCGTTTACAAAGAAATTGTTGAGCCGGAGAAGATCCTTTACACCGATTATTTCTCGGATGCCGAAGGCAATATCGACGAAAATATGCCAGCCTCCGAGGTCACGTTGGAATTCATCGATCTGAATGGCAAGACGAAGCTCGTGAACCGAATTGAATATGTGTCTGCGGATGCTCTTAAGACGGTTTTGGACATGGGCATGTTAGAAGGTATCACGGAAACTTGGAATCGTCTGGAACAGCATTTGAACAAGACCTTACTGGGATAG
- a CDS encoding solute carrier family 23 protein has product MDVFKDILAALSGVLNGLPQGILAMSFGFATVPTALAFITGVIGNTAVGSVAPISFQAETITLAGTLGKNMRERLSMVFFGASIMLVIGLFGLLEKIIDFIGPVITSGMMAGVGIMLTKVSLDMANKNKWVGYSSIVVAFITYMVTKDLVYAIALSVFISSGIAFFRRRDVQSVAPQGEKFALQKFVINPMVIRGALAMVTLNIGANIAFGQITGDIAGMDVNIDHLTVISSLADMASSMFGGAPVEAIISATASAPHPVWSGVLMMAVIAAILLAGWLPKIGKYIPSESISGFLIVLGAVVTVPGNAADALLGDEWSGGIVGGVTMTVTALTDPFIGMVAGILMKYVVALVGV; this is encoded by the coding sequence ATGGACGTATTCAAGGACATACTGGCTGCCCTCAGTGGCGTGCTGAACGGATTGCCGCAGGGCATTTTGGCGATGTCGTTCGGATTTGCGACTGTTCCGACGGCTTTGGCCTTCATCACCGGAGTCATCGGGAATACCGCCGTCGGTTCCGTGGCGCCGATATCATTCCAGGCCGAAACGATTACACTGGCGGGCACACTGGGAAAAAATATGCGCGAACGTCTGTCGATGGTCTTTTTCGGCGCCAGTATCATGCTGGTTATCGGGTTGTTTGGCCTTTTAGAGAAAATCATTGACTTTATCGGACCGGTCATTACGAGCGGCATGATGGCGGGAGTGGGCATTATGCTCACGAAAGTGTCCCTTGATATGGCGAATAAAAACAAGTGGGTCGGGTACAGTTCTATCGTCGTGGCGTTTATCACGTATATGGTGACCAAAGACTTAGTGTACGCCATCGCTCTCTCTGTTTTCATCTCTAGCGGCATTGCTTTTTTCCGAAGGCGGGATGTACAGTCTGTTGCTCCTCAGGGAGAGAAGTTCGCCTTACAAAAGTTTGTCATCAACCCAATGGTCATTCGCGGGGCGCTCGCCATGGTGACGTTGAACATCGGGGCGAACATCGCATTTGGACAAATTACAGGAGATATTGCCGGAATGGATGTCAATATTGATCACTTGACCGTCATTAGTAGTCTAGCGGACATGGCGTCGTCGATGTTCGGCGGAGCGCCGGTCGAAGCGATTATCTCCGCGACAGCGAGTGCCCCTCACCCTGTGTGGTCCGGCGTCTTGATGATGGCGGTCATCGCGGCGATATTGCTGGCAGGGTGGCTGCCGAAAATCGGGAAATACATTCCGAGCGAATCGATCTCTGGATTTTTGATCGTGTTGGGCGCTGTCGTGACCGTTCCAGGGAATGCTGCGGACGCTTTGCTCGGTGACGAATGGTCGGGCGGAATTGTCGGCGGTGTCACTATGACCGTGACAGCATTGACAGATCCTTTTATCGGGATGGTCGCGGGCATCCTCATGAAATACGTTGTCGCACTTGTCGGTGTGTAA
- a CDS encoding phosphoribosyltransferase family protein yields MEREYYTLHVAGVTRELPIVPVNDQLRIASFVILGDTELVCRAAEELVQKLPPVDVLITAEAKGIPLVFEVSRLLGMKHYVVARKSVKPYMENPLIHEVVSITTQKKQLLCLDRKDALAIQRRRVAIVDDVISTGESVKALETLVKKAGGDVVTKASILAEGDAIQRDDIVYLAPLPLFPVKKE; encoded by the coding sequence GTGGAAAGAGAGTACTATACATTGCACGTTGCGGGTGTGACACGAGAACTTCCGATTGTCCCGGTGAATGATCAGTTGCGTATCGCGAGTTTCGTCATTTTAGGTGATACCGAGCTGGTGTGTCGGGCAGCGGAGGAATTGGTGCAGAAACTCCCACCCGTCGATGTGTTGATCACCGCCGAAGCGAAGGGCATTCCACTCGTGTTTGAAGTGTCCAGATTGCTCGGCATGAAGCACTACGTCGTCGCGAGGAAAAGTGTGAAGCCGTATATGGAAAATCCGTTGATTCACGAAGTCGTCTCCATCACAACCCAGAAGAAACAGCTCCTCTGTCTGGACAGAAAAGATGCGCTGGCCATTCAACGCCGTCGTGTGGCCATCGTGGACGATGTCATCAGCACCGGCGAATCGGTCAAGGCTTTGGAGACACTTGTGAAAAAGGCAGGGGGAGACGTCGTCACCAAGGCGTCCATCCTGGCAGAAGGGGATGCCATCCAGAGGGACGATATTGTGTATTTGGCACCGCTGCCCCTCTTTCCGGTAAAAAAAGAGTAG